The following proteins come from a genomic window of Paramicrobacterium humi:
- a CDS encoding HNH endonuclease signature motif containing protein: MVEDISEQYQLLAVVQAQVSMMLADLLDHATANRDLFVASDTDTTKTQEVVRSALAGELAAKMRLSQPMITSMLGTAETLTTELPATLEALGEGVITYQHARTLIDQATGLSTQDRAAFEQVALTLAKTSTPPQFKNKALALRESLHPETSLQRHEAAASDRRVEHWNAPDGMGWLALYAPVEVTQSIYNACHTTAKSLRKTGDQRTIGQLTADVLTDATMNGLTTGATTGRDSGEGAGDGQPLFAGRTGAIRPTVHVTVPVMTLLGHSEEPAELDGYGPINPDTARRLAAQAPSFTRLLTHPETGAVLSVGRDRYAVPADLRKTIEVRDKVCGFPGCNRPARQCDVDHILAWQDGGTTDLENLNPLCRRHHVLKHSSTWQVERGDDGTIIWTSPLGQKYRIRRSTNVGFQALDECDETEMPEPDLGDEEGEHDGFADEPNPDDESWFTDTKTDDADATDGKDYPDKPLF, from the coding sequence ATGGTCGAAGATATCTCTGAGCAGTATCAGCTTCTCGCCGTGGTGCAGGCGCAGGTGTCGATGATGCTCGCGGATCTTCTGGACCATGCGACGGCGAACCGTGACCTGTTCGTCGCCTCCGACACGGACACGACGAAGACGCAGGAGGTTGTGCGTTCCGCCCTCGCCGGGGAACTGGCGGCGAAGATGCGGTTGTCGCAGCCGATGATCACCTCGATGCTCGGCACCGCCGAAACCCTCACCACGGAACTCCCCGCCACCCTAGAAGCACTCGGTGAGGGGGTGATCACGTACCAGCACGCCCGCACGCTCATCGACCAGGCCACCGGGCTCTCCACACAGGATCGGGCGGCATTCGAGCAGGTCGCCCTCACGCTGGCGAAAACCTCCACGCCGCCGCAGTTCAAGAACAAGGCCCTCGCCCTGCGCGAGAGCCTGCACCCGGAAACCAGCCTGCAACGCCACGAGGCGGCAGCTTCAGATCGGCGGGTGGAGCACTGGAACGCCCCGGACGGAATGGGCTGGCTCGCCCTCTACGCCCCCGTCGAGGTAACCCAGAGCATTTATAACGCCTGCCACACCACCGCCAAGAGCCTGCGCAAAACCGGCGATCAGCGCACCATCGGGCAACTCACCGCCGACGTTCTCACCGACGCCACCATGAACGGGCTCACAACTGGAGCTACCACCGGTCGCGACAGCGGTGAGGGTGCCGGCGACGGGCAGCCGCTCTTCGCCGGGCGAACCGGGGCGATCCGGCCGACGGTGCATGTCACCGTCCCGGTGATGACCCTCCTCGGGCACAGTGAGGAACCGGCAGAACTCGACGGGTACGGGCCGATCAACCCCGACACCGCCCGCCGGCTCGCCGCCCAAGCCCCAAGCTTCACAAGGCTGCTCACCCACCCCGAAACCGGAGCCGTCCTCTCCGTCGGCAGAGACCGCTACGCCGTCCCCGCCGACCTGCGAAAGACCATCGAAGTCAGAGACAAGGTCTGCGGCTTCCCCGGCTGCAACCGACCCGCACGGCAATGTGATGTGGACCACATCCTCGCCTGGCAAGACGGCGGCACCACCGACCTCGAGAACCTGAACCCGCTGTGCAGACGCCACCACGTACTGAAACATTCGAGCACCTGGCAAGTCGAACGCGGCGACGACGGGACCATCATCTGGACCTCACCCCTCGGACAGAAGTACCGCATCCGACGCTCCACCAATGTCGGATTCCAGGCCCTCGACGAATGCGACGAGACCGAGATGCCCGAGCCCGACCTCGGCGACGAGGAAGGCGAGCACGATGGATTCGCCGACGAACCGAATCCCGATGACGAGTCGTGGTTCACCGACACCAAAACCGACGACGCTGACGCGACCGACGGGAAGGACTACCCGGACAAGCCACTCTTCTAA
- the fliO gene encoding flagellar biosynthetic protein FliO: MDGLLLTLRVIVSLAAVLGVLWYLQRKLSRGRGRAKKSEAITVLGRQGLGQKAQLVVVQVDDTRYVLGVTEKGVSLIDSSAAARPRPTAVEPRAQREAEGTVTEFDRVLAASGTDTAVPVDSVEPLRRPRNHARAAKSSPLAGSILSPETWRQTAEVIRHGR; the protein is encoded by the coding sequence ATGGACGGGCTGCTGCTCACCCTGCGCGTGATCGTGTCGCTCGCGGCGGTGCTCGGCGTGCTCTGGTATCTGCAGCGAAAGCTCAGCCGCGGCAGGGGCCGGGCGAAGAAGAGCGAGGCCATCACGGTGCTCGGCCGGCAGGGCCTCGGGCAGAAGGCGCAGCTCGTCGTCGTGCAGGTCGACGACACCCGCTACGTGCTCGGCGTCACCGAGAAGGGCGTCTCCCTCATCGACTCGAGCGCCGCCGCGCGCCCGCGGCCGACCGCCGTCGAGCCTCGCGCACAGCGGGAGGCCGAGGGCACGGTGACCGAGTTCGACCGCGTGCTCGCGGCATCCGGAACCGACACGGCCGTTCCCGTGGACAGCGTCGAGCCGCTGCGCCGGCCCCGCAACCACGCGCGGGCCGCGAAGAGCTCGCCCCTCGCGGGCTCCATCCTGTCGCCGGAGACCTGGCGGCAGACGGCCGAGGTCATCCGGCACGGCCGATGA
- a CDS encoding flagellar hook assembly protein FlgD — protein MPPVDAVQATGSAASLQTPVPERKQTLDSEVFMKLLVAQLKNQDPSSPMNTNEMISQTTQLAMMEQLTAMSTTSTENFALSMRQTAAALVGQQATYLDADGVEQSGLVTSVSFAGSVPQVTIGDTTVPLDAVSGISTAS, from the coding sequence ATGCCACCCGTCGACGCCGTACAGGCGACCGGCTCCGCCGCCTCGCTGCAGACGCCCGTGCCCGAACGCAAGCAGACGCTCGACTCCGAGGTGTTTATGAAGCTGCTCGTGGCGCAGCTGAAGAACCAGGACCCGAGCTCCCCCATGAACACGAACGAGATGATCTCGCAGACGACGCAGCTCGCCATGATGGAGCAGCTCACCGCCATGTCGACGACGTCGACCGAGAACTTCGCCCTGAGCATGCGGCAGACCGCCGCGGCGCTCGTGGGCCAGCAGGCCACCTATCTCGACGCCGACGGTGTCGAGCAGTCGGGCCTCGTGACCTCCGTCTCCTTCGCCGGTTCGGTGCCCCAGGTCACCATCGGCGACACCACCGTCCCGCTCGACGCCGTCTCGGGCATTTCGACCGCATCCTGA
- a CDS encoding flagellar hook-length control protein FliK has translation MTLIGTLTPAAPAGRPTSGATGASTVSAGSASAFDEALNSALTAATPATPAAPRAAADGAATEEAKPAEHQTATDPALSVDTGDAGVPDTAPSSQPASGAPGLVIGQLPPTATTDGPPSEEASRNDDLSTGDSATADADVTGESVVAGTVDAAGSAPTLDVIQVSETAVAAAPSPVAFAAVAEPSAAPAEDPVTAPNAPSATSSPAAATSSTAGAQPSAAAPASATARTPAAATPPAPASTGAPEPPSAVSSAPSDASVAANGSESARTQPLAASEGGSEAAGASAPAAVQGAQGTVPAAAPAAAASAPRPAAPPQLAPQLAQPIVALAQSGDGDHQVTLTVSPENLGPVTVRAHIAGGAIHLELFSPSDAGRDALRHILVDLRRDLAVAAPGASLALGTGDASAGQQSPQSGVGQQAWAGQQSSASAGQHGQSGQHGQSGHGQGHGSAQQGPASPGDTRRGPLQAAAETAAHAPGAAGRHPSSTSIDLFA, from the coding sequence ATGACCCTCATCGGCACGTTGACCCCCGCCGCTCCCGCCGGCCGCCCCACCTCCGGCGCAACCGGCGCGAGCACCGTGAGTGCGGGCTCCGCCTCGGCATTCGACGAGGCGCTGAACTCGGCGCTCACCGCGGCGACTCCGGCAACTCCGGCGGCTCCGCGGGCGGCCGCCGACGGAGCGGCCACCGAAGAGGCGAAGCCCGCGGAACACCAGACCGCTACGGACCCGGCTCTATCCGTCGACACGGGCGACGCCGGCGTTCCGGACACGGCGCCGTCTTCCCAGCCGGCCTCCGGCGCTCCCGGGCTCGTCATCGGCCAGCTTCCCCCGACGGCGACGACCGATGGGCCGCCCTCAGAGGAAGCTTCCCGCAACGACGATCTCAGCACGGGCGATTCCGCAACTGCGGATGCTGACGTAACAGGTGAGTCCGTCGTCGCCGGCACTGTCGATGCCGCAGGCTCGGCTCCGACGCTCGACGTGATCCAGGTGTCCGAGACCGCTGTCGCCGCAGCCCCCAGCCCCGTCGCATTCGCTGCGGTCGCTGAACCGAGTGCGGCGCCAGCCGAGGATCCGGTGACGGCCCCGAACGCCCCCTCCGCCACGTCGTCTCCCGCGGCGGCGACGTCCTCGACGGCCGGCGCCCAGCCCTCCGCGGCCGCGCCCGCTAGCGCCACCGCCCGCACTCCGGCCGCCGCAACGCCACCGGCACCGGCGAGCACCGGCGCCCCCGAGCCGCCGAGCGCTGTGTCCTCCGCTCCCTCCGACGCTTCGGTTGCCGCAAATGGCTCGGAATCGGCGCGCACGCAGCCACTTGCGGCAAGTGAAGGCGGAAGCGAGGCTGCGGGAGCGAGTGCTCCCGCCGCGGTGCAGGGCGCGCAGGGCACGGTGCCCGCCGCGGCGCCGGCCGCAGCGGCCTCCGCCCCTCGACCTGCCGCCCCACCACAGCTCGCCCCACAGCTCGCGCAGCCGATTGTCGCGCTCGCGCAGTCGGGCGACGGCGACCACCAGGTGACGCTCACCGTGTCGCCCGAGAACCTCGGCCCCGTGACGGTGCGCGCGCACATCGCGGGCGGCGCGATCCATCTCGAGCTGTTCTCCCCGTCGGACGCCGGGCGGGATGCGCTGCGGCACATCCTCGTCGACCTGCGCCGTGATCTCGCTGTCGCCGCGCCCGGCGCCTCGCTCGCCCTCGGAACCGGCGACGCCTCGGCGGGGCAGCAGAGCCCGCAGAGCGGCGTCGGCCAGCAGGCGTGGGCCGGCCAGCAGAGCTCCGCGTCCGCGGGGCAGCACGGGCAGTCCGGGCAGCACGGCCAGTCCGGGCACGGGCAAGGACACGGCTCCGCACAGCAGGGCCCGGCCAGCCCGGGCGATACGCGGCGCGGCCCGCTGCAGGCTGCGGCCGAGACGGCCGCGCACGCGCCGGGCGCTGCCGGGCGGCATCCGTCATCCACCTCCATCGACCTCTTCGCCTGA
- the fliN gene encoding flagellar motor switch protein FliN → MISTTTQESAVAATFAATLPTASPVTARASSGTGDTADAVLVSYVGDASADLAVQLIDAAALIDGLPGAPLADRLHEAIDAAVSVLGAGVLGEATHGDAASLFADPATQAFDLQDAAGNTIGRLAVRITRTAGASAAPGNLHRIAGVEMDLTVEIGHTRMAVRDVLGLEPGRIVELDRSAGAPADIKLNGRLIAHGEVVVVDQDYAVRITRILENTEG, encoded by the coding sequence GTGATCAGCACCACCACTCAAGAGTCAGCCGTCGCCGCGACGTTCGCCGCGACCCTGCCCACCGCCTCGCCCGTGACGGCGCGGGCCTCGTCGGGCACGGGTGACACCGCCGACGCCGTGCTCGTCTCGTACGTGGGAGACGCGAGCGCCGACCTGGCCGTGCAGCTCATCGACGCCGCCGCGCTCATCGACGGACTGCCGGGCGCGCCGCTCGCCGACCGCTTGCACGAGGCTATCGACGCCGCCGTGAGCGTGCTCGGCGCTGGAGTGCTCGGCGAGGCGACGCACGGCGACGCCGCGAGCCTGTTCGCCGACCCGGCGACGCAGGCGTTCGACCTGCAGGATGCCGCCGGCAACACGATCGGCCGGCTCGCCGTGCGCATCACGCGCACCGCCGGCGCGAGCGCGGCGCCCGGCAACCTGCATCGCATCGCGGGCGTCGAGATGGACCTCACCGTCGAGATCGGGCACACGCGCATGGCCGTGCGCGACGTGCTCGGCCTCGAGCCGGGCCGCATCGTCGAGCTCGACCGATCGGCCGGCGCCCCCGCCGACATCAAGCTCAACGGCCGACTCATCGCGCACGGCGAGGTCGTCGTCGTCGACCAGGACTACGCCGTGCGCATCACGCGGATTCTCGAGAACACCGAAGGCTGA
- a CDS encoding flagellar FlbD family protein yields MIVVTRLNGSQFAVNPDLIERIHASPDTTLIMVDGAKYVVTETMADVIAQITAFRARVLAAATAYPESPARPATLGLVPPLDEPAVEGGE; encoded by the coding sequence ATGATTGTTGTCACTCGGCTGAACGGCAGCCAATTCGCGGTGAATCCCGACTTGATCGAGCGGATTCACGCGTCACCCGACACCACGCTGATCATGGTGGACGGCGCCAAGTACGTGGTGACCGAGACCATGGCCGATGTCATCGCCCAGATCACCGCGTTCCGTGCCCGCGTCCTCGCCGCAGCGACCGCGTATCCGGAGTCTCCGGCGCGTCCGGCCACCCTCGGCCTCGTCCCACCGCTCGACGAGCCAGCCGTGGAAGGCGGCGAGTAA
- a CDS encoding flagellar hook protein FlgE — translation MLRSLYSGISGLRSHQTMLDVTGNNIANVNTTAFKASSVQFQDTLSQLVKNSRLPQQDVGGSNPAQVGLGVQVAGISTNFAQGAAQSTGVPTDLMIDGDGFFIVRNGGSTLYTRNGGFSFDPQGRMVTADGAFVQGWTAQSGVITPGSATGNITLPVGAVSPATASNSASVTGNLPSETPVGDSLVRDVTVYDNEGTSDTLTLTFTRTAGGWGVSTDGGTTTATTLTFNDGVLTGGGAFTAGPIEVDLSKITGYAELSTTAITANGHPAGTLESYALSDDGSLVGTFSNGETQVLARVALASFVNPGGLEKAGSSQYRPTVNSGAVTVGTAGTDGMGGLVSGVLEMSNVDLSQEFTNLIVAQRGFQANARIITTSDEVLQELTNLKR, via the coding sequence ATGCTCCGCTCGCTGTACTCCGGCATCTCAGGGCTTCGCTCACACCAGACGATGCTCGACGTGACCGGCAACAACATAGCCAACGTCAACACCACCGCCTTCAAGGCCTCGTCGGTGCAGTTCCAGGACACGCTCTCGCAGCTCGTCAAGAACTCGCGGCTTCCGCAGCAGGACGTCGGCGGGTCGAACCCCGCCCAGGTCGGCCTCGGCGTGCAGGTCGCCGGCATCTCGACGAACTTCGCGCAGGGCGCCGCGCAGTCGACGGGCGTGCCCACCGACCTCATGATCGACGGCGACGGGTTCTTCATCGTCCGCAACGGCGGCTCGACCCTCTACACCCGCAACGGCGGCTTCTCGTTCGATCCTCAGGGCCGCATGGTCACTGCCGACGGTGCGTTCGTGCAGGGCTGGACGGCGCAGAGCGGCGTCATCACGCCGGGCAGCGCGACGGGCAACATCACTCTGCCCGTCGGCGCGGTCTCCCCCGCGACCGCCTCGAACTCGGCATCCGTCACGGGGAACCTGCCATCCGAGACTCCGGTGGGCGACTCGCTCGTTCGCGACGTCACGGTGTATGACAACGAGGGCACGTCCGACACCCTCACCCTCACGTTCACGCGCACGGCTGGCGGCTGGGGCGTTTCGACCGACGGCGGCACGACCACCGCGACGACACTGACCTTCAACGACGGAGTGCTCACGGGCGGCGGAGCCTTCACCGCCGGACCGATCGAGGTCGACCTCTCCAAGATCACCGGGTACGCGGAGCTCTCCACGACCGCGATCACGGCGAACGGCCACCCCGCGGGAACTCTCGAGTCCTACGCCCTATCCGACGACGGCAGCCTCGTGGGCACCTTCAGCAACGGCGAAACCCAGGTGCTCGCGCGCGTCGCCCTCGCCTCGTTCGTGAACCCGGGCGGACTCGAGAAGGCCGGCTCCTCGCAATACCGCCCGACCGTCAACTCTGGCGCCGTGACCGTCGGCACGGCCGGCACCGACGGCATGGGCGGCCTCGTGAGCGGCGTGCTCGAGATGTCGAACGTCGACCTCTCGCAGGAGTTCACGAACCTCATCGTCGCGCAGCGGGGTTTCCAGGCGAACGCCCGCATCATCACCACGAGCGATGAAGTGCTTCAGGAGCTGACGAACCTGAAGCGGTAG
- a CDS encoding alpha/beta fold hydrolase, whose protein sequence is MKDAAGIRFVEHGVGRPVIVLHGAGVDHRETEACFEAAFADSTGWRRIYPDLPGMGRTPAPAELESAEGVVELLREFARTVSGNVPYLLVGHSAGAYFARAMAAREGSRIAGLALVCPLLTDMREVPDHRAVVGGGDIGDEGFRSYFVIQTPEMLDRYERYVAPAAALVDGEALERIGERWEIADTDGPTFAGPTLVVAGRLDSTVGYAAAVDLVNVYPHASVAVIDDAGHALPHEQPELLHALVAEWLARGERA, encoded by the coding sequence ATGAAGGATGCGGCGGGTATCCGATTCGTGGAGCACGGCGTCGGACGCCCTGTGATCGTGCTGCACGGCGCGGGCGTCGATCACCGTGAGACGGAGGCGTGCTTCGAGGCCGCTTTCGCGGACAGCACCGGGTGGCGGCGCATCTATCCGGATCTTCCAGGCATGGGCCGGACGCCGGCGCCGGCGGAGCTGGAGAGTGCCGAGGGCGTGGTGGAGCTGCTGCGCGAGTTCGCTCGCACCGTGAGTGGCAATGTGCCGTATCTTCTCGTCGGTCACTCAGCCGGCGCGTACTTCGCGCGCGCGATGGCCGCGAGAGAGGGCTCGCGGATCGCGGGTCTCGCGCTCGTGTGCCCGCTGCTGACTGATATGCGCGAGGTGCCGGATCATCGTGCGGTCGTTGGCGGCGGAGATATCGGTGACGAGGGCTTTCGAAGCTACTTCGTGATTCAGACTCCCGAGATGCTTGACCGGTACGAGCGTTACGTCGCGCCCGCTGCCGCGCTCGTCGACGGCGAAGCGCTTGAGCGAATCGGCGAGCGGTGGGAGATCGCCGACACGGATGGCCCGACATTTGCGGGACCGACGCTCGTGGTCGCCGGCCGGCTCGACTCGACCGTCGGGTACGCGGCGGCCGTCGACCTCGTGAATGTCTATCCGCATGCGAGTGTCGCCGTCATCGATGACGCTGGGCATGCTCTGCCGCACGAGCAGCCGGAATTGCTTCACGCTCTCGTGGCCGAGTGGCTTGCGCGCGGCGAACGTGCTTGA
- a CDS encoding flagellar motor switch protein FliM — translation MTVQEHSGAAAPAAASVEVYDFGRPATLAREHSRVLELAFETFARQWATQLTAKIRVRSHVTSEQLSMQTYDEYAASLPPTTAMVICTFPGTDHKAVVQFPLSAALSWIVQMLGGRPVDVVDERTFTPIEQALVRRLMTDALEDLDYSFGELLPDGITVSAMQYNSQFAQAAASGDLVIVARFAIRVGDLVSPASVMIASELVLPRLTTVNPTAPVDNAPELMRRQVGETPVELSLRLTPVAVTPRQVLHLAVGDVIRLRHAHDRPLDLVTGDHVVATAAVGTAGARLACVVTGPTPSEESA, via the coding sequence GTGACGGTCCAGGAACACAGCGGCGCAGCCGCGCCCGCCGCGGCATCCGTCGAAGTGTACGACTTCGGCCGGCCCGCGACGCTCGCGCGCGAGCACTCTCGCGTGCTCGAGCTGGCGTTCGAGACGTTCGCCCGGCAGTGGGCGACGCAGCTGACCGCGAAGATCCGGGTGCGTTCGCACGTCACGAGCGAGCAGCTGTCGATGCAGACGTACGACGAGTACGCGGCCTCGCTTCCCCCGACGACGGCGATGGTGATCTGCACGTTCCCGGGCACCGACCACAAGGCCGTCGTGCAGTTCCCGCTCTCGGCGGCGCTGTCGTGGATCGTGCAGATGCTCGGCGGCCGCCCCGTCGACGTCGTCGATGAGCGGACGTTCACGCCCATCGAGCAAGCGCTCGTTCGGCGGCTCATGACCGACGCGCTCGAAGACCTCGACTACTCGTTCGGCGAGCTGCTTCCCGACGGGATCACGGTGTCGGCGATGCAGTACAACTCGCAGTTCGCGCAGGCCGCGGCATCCGGAGATCTCGTCATCGTCGCGCGCTTCGCGATCCGCGTGGGCGACCTCGTGTCGCCCGCGAGCGTCATGATCGCCTCGGAGCTCGTGCTGCCGCGGCTGACGACGGTCAACCCGACGGCGCCCGTCGACAACGCGCCCGAGCTCATGCGCCGCCAGGTGGGCGAGACGCCCGTCGAGCTGTCGCTGCGGCTCACGCCCGTCGCCGTCACGCCGCGGCAGGTGCTGCACCTCGCCGTCGGCGACGTGATCCGGCTGCGCCACGCGCACGACCGTCCCCTCGACCTCGTCACCGGCGACCACGTCGTCGCCACCGCAGCCGTCGGCACGGCCGGCGCGCGCCTCGCGTGCGTCGTGACCGGCCCCACCCCCTCCGAGGAGTCCGCGTGA
- the fliP gene encoding flagellar type III secretion system pore protein FliP (The bacterial flagellar biogenesis protein FliP forms a type III secretion system (T3SS)-type pore required for flagellar assembly.): protein MNSTAPTLKHRLAHLAALVAAGLVLAGVLVAVTATVGHADPLDPTPPVAPTDAPGEGVTVEINGVNGTPSASIVTLIGITLLSVAPALLLMMSSFTKIFVVLAMSRNALSLPSIPPNQVLAGLALFLSLFIMWPVLVDINTIAVQPYLEGTITFGQAVDVGQGPLRDWMLAYTRQEDLALMTRAADQANPTDAASVPLYTLIPAFMISELRAAFIIGFVIFVPFLIIDLVVAAALMSMGMMMLPPVMISLPFKILLFILVDGWGLIIRSLLESYGGVG from the coding sequence ATGAACAGCACAGCCCCCACGCTGAAGCACCGCCTCGCCCACCTCGCCGCACTCGTCGCCGCGGGGCTCGTGCTCGCCGGCGTGCTCGTCGCCGTCACCGCGACCGTCGGGCACGCGGACCCGCTCGACCCGACCCCGCCCGTCGCGCCGACCGACGCGCCCGGCGAGGGCGTCACGGTGGAGATCAACGGCGTCAACGGCACCCCGTCCGCGTCGATCGTGACGCTCATCGGCATCACGCTGCTGTCGGTCGCGCCCGCGCTGCTGCTCATGATGTCGAGCTTCACGAAGATCTTCGTCGTGCTCGCGATGAGCCGCAACGCGCTCTCGCTGCCGTCGATCCCGCCGAACCAGGTGCTCGCGGGGCTCGCGCTGTTCTTGTCGCTGTTCATCATGTGGCCCGTGCTCGTCGACATCAACACGATCGCCGTGCAGCCCTACCTCGAGGGAACGATCACGTTCGGGCAGGCCGTCGACGTCGGCCAGGGACCCTTGCGGGACTGGATGCTGGCGTACACGCGGCAGGAGGACCTCGCGCTCATGACGCGTGCCGCCGACCAGGCCAACCCGACGGATGCCGCGAGCGTCCCGCTCTACACGCTCATCCCCGCGTTCATGATCTCCGAGCTGCGGGCGGCGTTCATCATCGGCTTCGTCATCTTCGTGCCGTTCCTCATCATCGACCTCGTCGTCGCCGCGGCGCTCATGTCGATGGGAATGATGATGCTGCCGCCCGTGATGATCTCGCTGCCGTTCAAGATCCTGCTGTTCATCCTCGTCGACGGATGGGGGCTCATCATTCGGTCGCTTCTGGAGAGCTACGGAGGTGTCGGATGA
- a CDS encoding motility protein A, producing the protein MDPAFIIGLVIAFGSLLAMITLEGAHVSALLLPAPMVLVFGATIAVGIASATIKDAVLAAKALPKAFRGKSASLNSTIESVVGYAEKARREGLLSLEQDAAEASDPFVKSALQNIADGTDAEELRILLEDEIATTAGRNRTASRFYSMMGGFAPTIGIIGTVVSLTHVLEQLSSPEKLGPMIATAFVATLWGLLSANFIWLPIGTRLARLGELDIERMTVQMEGLLAVQAGSQPRLVGERLRALVAEKPASAKKGKSAEREAPARQAA; encoded by the coding sequence ATGGATCCCGCATTCATCATCGGCCTGGTCATCGCGTTCGGCTCGCTCCTCGCGATGATCACGCTCGAGGGCGCCCACGTCTCGGCGCTTCTGCTTCCCGCGCCCATGGTTCTCGTGTTCGGAGCCACCATCGCGGTCGGCATCGCGAGCGCCACGATCAAGGACGCCGTCCTCGCCGCGAAGGCGCTGCCCAAGGCGTTCCGCGGCAAGTCCGCATCGCTGAACTCCACGATCGAGTCCGTCGTGGGCTACGCCGAGAAGGCCCGCCGCGAGGGACTGCTCTCGCTCGAGCAGGACGCCGCCGAGGCGAGTGACCCGTTCGTCAAGAGCGCGCTGCAGAACATCGCGGACGGGACGGATGCCGAGGAGCTGCGCATCCTGCTCGAAGACGAGATCGCCACGACAGCTGGCCGCAACCGCACCGCGTCCCGCTTCTACTCGATGATGGGCGGCTTCGCCCCCACGATCGGAATCATCGGAACCGTCGTCTCGCTCACGCACGTGCTCGAGCAGCTCTCGAGCCCCGAGAAGCTCGGCCCCATGATCGCTACGGCGTTCGTCGCGACGCTGTGGGGCCTACTGTCGGCGAACTTCATCTGGCTGCCGATCGGCACGCGCCTCGCGCGCCTCGGCGAGCTCGACATCGAGCGCATGACCGTGCAGATGGAGGGCCTGCTCGCCGTGCAAGCCGGCAGCCAGCCGCGCCTCGTCGGCGAGCGCCTGCGCGCCCTCGTCGCCGAGAAGCCCGCTTCGGCGAAGAAGGGCAAGTCGGCCGAGCGCGAAGCTCCCGCACGACAGGCGGCGTGA
- a CDS encoding OmpA/MotB family protein: MSLRPKRRVPAADDVHPDERWMASYLDMVTVLMCMFIVLFAMSTVDQEKFYALRSSLATGFGQTVSDVTDVSQGVIVPKELVHEDGEGFVADANTVLARAEVQDLTDLRDRLQGALVDRGLQDTVTFTIDSRGLNIRLVGGETFFTTNSTVLSAKAVSVLDTLGGILKSVPNELSVEGHADYRRSVAPFPTNWELSSGRATEVLRHLVEQGKVPGSRVKSVGYGSTRPVAKGTSDADLALNRRVDIVVLSGASEDVRNLIPQITGAAPAS; encoded by the coding sequence ATGAGCCTGCGCCCGAAACGCCGCGTCCCCGCGGCCGACGACGTGCACCCGGACGAGCGCTGGATGGCGTCGTACCTCGACATGGTGACCGTGCTCATGTGCATGTTCATCGTGCTCTTCGCCATGTCGACGGTCGACCAGGAGAAGTTCTATGCGCTGCGCTCCTCGCTCGCGACAGGGTTCGGGCAGACGGTGAGCGACGTCACCGACGTCTCGCAGGGCGTCATCGTGCCGAAGGAGCTCGTGCACGAGGACGGCGAGGGCTTCGTCGCCGACGCCAACACGGTGCTCGCTCGGGCCGAGGTGCAGGATCTCACCGATCTGCGGGACCGGCTGCAGGGCGCCCTCGTCGACCGGGGGCTGCAGGACACCGTGACGTTCACAATCGACTCGCGCGGCCTCAACATCCGCCTCGTCGGAGGCGAGACGTTCTTCACGACCAACAGCACGGTGCTGAGCGCGAAGGCCGTCTCCGTGCTCGACACGCTCGGCGGCATCCTGAAGAGCGTGCCGAACGAACTGTCCGTCGAGGGGCACGCCGACTACCGTCGCTCTGTCGCGCCGTTCCCCACGAACTGGGAGCTCTCGTCGGGTCGCGCGACCGAAGTGCTGCGCCACCTCGTCGAGCAGGGCAAGGTGCCCGGCAGCCGCGTGAAGTCGGTCGGCTACGGCTCCACGCGACCGGTCGCGAAGGGCACCTCCGACGCCGATCTCGCGCTCAACCGACGCGTCGACATCGTCGTGCTCTCCGGCGCGAGCGAGGACGTGCGCAACCTCATCCCCCAGATCACGGGAGCCGCCCCGGCATCCTGA